One Acanthopagrus latus isolate v.2019 chromosome 12, fAcaLat1.1, whole genome shotgun sequence genomic region harbors:
- the vsig8a gene encoding V-set and immunoglobulin domain-containing protein 8a: MFRQGCRSAAPLCGPPWASVLLLCTAGLLSTELKGAQGMQVTSTGPQTIQKAEGESVTLGCSYTLSPFDSGELDIEWSVVSPDTTQKDLMLISYTSGTKYTHGDHALATGLNFAARDPSMGDASLSISRLSPAQSATYQCKVKKSPGVDMRKVTLVVMAKPSVPKCWVEGGELVGKAASLRCKSARGSTPLAYTWRRESGGPMPAAATQDSVTGELKISNHSQSAAGIYLCEVNNAVGAERCRINLKANKPPNRAAVIVGVTVGSLLLIFVLLVFIALLYWKLSNLRRHEKEFSNDIREDSPPPESRPASRRTNRSASQHPQVTYSPVGGADVSSFNGGYPHTLSSRPPVEYDSRYGYGV, encoded by the exons ATGTTCAGACAAGGCTGCAGGTCAGCAGCCCCCCTCTGCGGCCCACCCTGGGCTTCTGTCCTCTTGTTATGCACTGCAGGTCTCTTGAGCACAG AGTTGAAAGGTGCCCAAGGGATGCAGGTGACGTCCACGGGCCCGCAGACCATCCAGAAGGCCGAGGGAGAGAGTGTGACTCTAGGCTGCAGCTACACACTGAGCCCTTTCGACTCTGGGGAACTCGACATTGAATGGTCCGTGGTCAGTCCGGACACCACACAGAAAGACCTGATG CTCATATCTTACACAAGCGGCACTAAATATACCCATGGCGACCATGCTCTTGCAACAGGACTCAACTTTGCTGCCCGTGACCCCTCAATGGGTGACGCCTCGCTCTCCATCTCTCGGCTGTCACCCGCCCAAAGCGCCACCTACCAGTGTAAGGTGAAGAAATCACCCGGAGTGGACATGCGCAAGGTGACACTGGTGGTAATGG CGAAGCCGTCCGTGCCTAAATGCTGGGTGGAGGGAGGCGAGCTGGTCGGCAAGGCTGCGTCGCTGCGCTGCAAGTCTGCAAGGGGCTCCACTCCCTTAGCCTACacgtggaggagagagagcggaggCCCCAtgcctgctgcagccacacagg ACAGCGTGACTGGGGAGCTGAAAATCAGCAACCACTCGCAGAGCGCTGCAGGGATCTACCTCTGCGAGGTGAACAATGCTGTGGGAGCCGAGCGCTGCAGGATCAACCTGAAAGCGAACAAAC CTCCGAACAGAGCCGCGGTGATCGTCGGCGTCACTGTGGgctctctgctcctcatctTCGTCTTGCTGGTCTTCATCGCGCTCCTTTACTGGAAGTTGAGCAACCTGCGCCGCCATGAGAAGGAGTTCTCCAACGATATCAG agaggactctcctcctcctgagagCCGCCCGGCCAGTCGCCGTACGAACCGGAGCGCCAGTCAGCACCCACAGGTTACTTACTCTCCGGTGGGTGGGGCTGATGTGAGCTCTTTCAACGGAGGATACCCACACACTCTATCCAGCAGGCCACCAGTGGAATACGACAGCAGATACGGATATGGAGTCTGA